A single Aspergillus puulaauensis MK2 DNA, chromosome 7, nearly complete sequence DNA region contains:
- a CDS encoding uncharacterized protein (CAZy:GH2;~COG:G;~EggNog:ENOG410PHIA;~InterPro:IPR006103,IPR006102,IPR006101,IPR008964, IPR006104,IPR036156,IPR008979,IPR017853,IPR040605, IPR013783,IPR032311,IPR023232;~PFAM:PF16355,PF02836,PF02837,PF18565,PF00703;~SECRETED:SignalP(1-25);~go_function: GO:0004553 - hydrolase activity, hydrolyzing O-glycosyl compounds [Evidence IEA];~go_process: GO:0005975 - carbohydrate metabolic process [Evidence IEA]), whose translation MRSRLTIHHASLLLCSLTLPAAVNANRSQTRLHSGWKFWHSPTTPDGITYSLRPDNQNESLVELRDWILPSANAFIADPAKHYKKPDSPPDIDIPYVDNDFDDANWTSVTVPHDWAITGDFVSTDEVSGGMGRLPVRGVGWYRYTDLYFPPSDKNGNDSIFLDVEGIMSYSMVWLNGHLVGGWPYGYASYRLDLTPYVRYGEENVLAVRAENPQSNQFSRWYPGAGIYRDVWITKVAKTHVALYGTDISTRGVSRDRATVDLTVTVDNENKWDADVRVVTTLHEYVSGRAGHRVATFPNETLHLSPGQSSSINSSVTIKNPSLWGPPPTQKPNMYIAITQLYTKNQLLDHYSTPFGIRTLAFSPSHGLLVNNERIPIQGVNQHHDLGALGAAYNHRAATRQLEILHDLGANAIRTAHNPPAPSLLHLADETGFLVLDEIFDVWEEPKLDSDFHLIFTDWAEADLRSFIRRDRNHPSIIIWSVGNEVPEQIDNQTAAGKTMASLHSITHQEDRTSNPPRPVTASLNRPVSNSTMAASMDAISLNYQGEGVRWGPAYAHLTGTRTPPQYNTFHSDHPRAAPILGSEIAWSLSSRGSFFFPVSPYISAPVNDTNGGGNSSAFEISAYEVYSSDAGSTPDRVFLTQDEHPFVAGGFVWAGFDYLGEPYPYDEARSAYSGIVDLAGFRKERFWVYQARWRPELRMAKIVPRWNWEDRVGEVTPVHVFSSGDEAVLYINGAKQGLRKKRGEGEYRFRWDEVVYEPGEVRVVVFKDGEVWAEDVVVTTGEPAALRLSVDRSVIAADGEDLAFVTVEVVDSEGNVVPTADDEVQFSVAGAGVVVATDNGFPADLTSFASSSRKAFHGLALAIVRAEEGVSGDFAVEARSGGLRAAEITITAH comes from the coding sequence ATGCGCTCTAGACTCACAATCCACCATGCcagcctgctgctgtgctCTCTCACCCTCCCCGCTGCTGTCAACGCCAACCGTTCGCAGACGCGCCTCCATTCCGGCTGGAAATTCTGGCactctccaacaaccccagacgGCATAACATACAGCCTCCGACCAGATAACCAAAACGAGAGCCTAGTCGAGCTGCGCGACTGGATCCTGCCCAGCGCAAACGCCTTCATCGCTGATCCGGCAAAGCACTACAAAAAGCCCGACTCCCCGCCGGATATCGACATCCCATATGTCGACAACGACTTCGACGACGCAAATTGGACATCCGTTACTGTCCCGCATGACTGGGCGATAACAGGCGACTTCGTGAGCACAGATGAAGTCTCCGGGGGGATGGGCCGGTTACCAGTTCGCGGAGTTGGATGGTATCGGTATACCGATCTCTATTTCCCGCCCTCTGACAAGAACGGAAATGATTCGATCTTTCTAGACGTTGAGGGGATCATGTCGTATTCCATGGTCTGGCTTAATGGGCACCTAGTCGGGGGCTGGCCATATGGGTATGCGAGTTATCGGCTTGATCTTACCCCGTATGTGCGCTATGGCGAGGAGAATGTCCTTGCGGTCCGCGCGGAGAATCCCCAGTCAAACCAGTTCTCGCGGTGGTATCCTGGGGCTGGGATCTATCGTGATGTCTGGATTACGAAGGTTGCGAAGACGCATGTTGCGCTGTACGGGACTGATATTAGCACGAGGGGTGTCTCGCGAGATAGGGCTACTGTTGATCTCACTGTTACGGTGGATAACGAGAACAAGTGGGATGCAGATGTCAGGGTTGTTACTACGCTTCATGAGTATGTTtctggaagagctgggcATAGGGTTGCAACATTCCCTAATGAGACGCTCCATCTGAGCCCTGGACAGTCGTCGTCCATCAACAGCTCAGTCACGATCAAGAACCCCTCCCTCTGGGGTCCTCCACCAACCCAGAAACCGAACATGtacatcgccatcacccAGCTATACACCAAGAACCAACTGCTTGACCACTACTCAACCCCCTTCGGCATCCGCACGCTCGCATTCTCCCCCAGCCACGGCCTGCTAGTCAACAACGAACGAATCCCCATCCAAGGCGTCAACCAACACCACGATCTCGGCGCCCTAGGAGCAGCATACAACCACCGCGCCGCCACCCGCCAGCTCGAGATCCTGCACGACCTCGGCGCAAACGCAATCCGCACAGCGCACAACCCCCCAGCACCCTCCCTCCTGCACCTCGCCGACGAAACGGGCTTCCTAGTCCTCGACGAGATCTTCGACGTGTGGGAAGAGCCAAAACTCGACTCAGACTTCcacctcatcttcaccgaCTGGGCCGAAGCAGACCTGCGCTCCTTCATCCGTCGAGACAGAAACcacccctccatcatcatctggaGCGTCGGCAACGAAGTCCCCGAACAAATCGACAACCAAACCGCCGCTGGCAAAACCATGGCCTCGCTGCACTCCATCACCCACCAGGAAGACCGAACCAGCAACCCCCCTCGCCCCGTAACAGCCTCCCTCAACCGCCCCGTCTCAAACAGCACCATGGCCGCATCCATGGACGCCATAAGCCTAAACTACCAAGGCGAAGGCGTCCGCTGGGGTCCCGCATACGCCCATCTCACCGGAACCCGCACACCCCCACAATACAACACCTTCCACAGCGACCACCCACGCGCCGCCCCAATCCTAGGCTCCGAAATCGCCTGGTCCCTCAGTTCCCGCggatccttcttcttccccgtctcGCCATACATCTCAGCACCTGTAAACGACACCAACGGCGGCGGGAACTCCTCCGCTTTCGAGATCAGTGCGTATGAAGTCTACTCCTCAGACGCGGGCAGCACTCCAGACCGCGTCTTCCTCACGCAGGACGAGCACCCCTTTGTCGCGGGTGGGTTTGTCTGGGCAGGGTTCGATTACCTGGGTGAGCCGTACCCCTATGATGAAGCGCGGAGCGCGTATTCCGGGATTGTGGACCTGGCGGGGTTTAGGAAGGAGAGGTTTTGGGTTTACCAGGCTAGGTGGAGGCCGGAGCTGCGGATGGCGAAGATTGTGCCGCGTTGGAATTGGGAAGATAGGGTTGGGGAGGTGACTCCTGTGCATGTGTTTTCGAGTGGGGATGAGGCGGTTTTATACATCAATGGAGCGAAGCAGGGACtaaggaagaaaaggggggagggggagtaTCGGTTTCGGTGGGATGAGGTTGTGTATGAGCCCGGGGAGGTGCGGGTTGTTGTGTTTAAAGATGGGGAGGTCTGGGcggaggatgtggttgttACGACGGGGGAGCCGGCTGCATTGAGGCTTTCGGTTGATCGGAGTGTTATTGCTGCTGATGGAGAGGATTTGGCGTTTGTGACGGTGGAAGTTGTGGATAGTGAGGGCAATGTTGTTCCTACTGCGGATGATGAGGTGCAGTTTAGTGTTGCCggtgctggggttgttgttgctacTGATAATGGGTTTCCGGCGGACTTGACGAGCTTTGCTTCTAGTAGCAGGAAGGCCTTCCATGGGTTGGCTCTTGCTATTGTACGGGCGGAAGAGGGTGTGTCTGGGGATTTTGCAGTTGAGGCTAGGAGCGGTGGTCTTAGGGCTGCGGAGATTACCATCACAGCACATTGA
- the sit1 gene encoding putative siderochrome-iron transporter Sit1 (COG:P;~EggNog:ENOG410QE3E;~InterPro:IPR011701,IPR036259;~PFAM:PF07690,PF06609;~TransMembrane:14 (i53-72o92-112i124-142o148-169i181-198o210-234i267-287o299-316i336-357o377-394i401-420o432-450i462-489o539-560i);~go_function: GO:0022857 - transmembrane transporter activity [Evidence IEA];~go_process: GO:0055085 - transmembrane transport [Evidence IEA]), producing the protein MGAVPESKETDVSAVAASHDPPPVYDDAVARSNSAEMSPGVKRIELISSQLGLYSRICLFASVWLVAYVYGLDGTVRNTYQPIATASYSTHSLLSTVQVLRSVIAAAAQPTAAKIADMFGRTELIFFSVFFYTLGTVVETAASDVQTFCAGAVLYQIGYTGIMFLVEVLIGDTTSTRSRLLFSYIPATPFIINTWIGGNLTSAVLKVTTWRWGIGMFTIIFPVCSIPLFLTLLYGHIKAKKIESYQGLLQIHGAQRFFVEIFWRMDLVGIVLLIAVFALILVPFTLAGGYAEQWKQAKIIAPLVIGVFCIPVWVWWEQTCKYPMIPFRLLKDRAVWGAIGIAVMLNCAWALQGNYLYTVLVVSFNESVLSATRISSLYSFASVIAGCILGAIVMKVRRLKAFIVAGTCLFTVAFGILYHFRGGDSGSSHSGIIAGEIILGIAGGMFPYPAQASIQTATKHEHLAIVTALFLSSYNIGSALGSSIAGAIWSQTLVPELTKTLGNATLAAEVYADPFTFAEANPVGTPDRDAVVLGYMHTQRILCIAGICLTVPLIAFSLCIRDPKLTREQSLKKAEESDSDSE; encoded by the exons ATGGGCGCCGTTCCAGAATCAAAGGAAACCGACGTCTCTGCGGTCGCAGCATCTCATGATCCTCCGCCCGTATACGACGATGCAGTCGCACGCTCCAACTCGGCGGAGATGAGTCCCGGTGTCAAGCGCATCGAGCTCATCAGCTCCCAGCTCGGTCTGTACAGTCGCATTTGCTTGTTTGCTAGTGTCTGGCTGGTCGCGTATGTCTATGGTTTGGACGGGACTGTACGGAATACGTACCAG CCGATTGCGACGGCGAGTTATTCGACCCATAGTCTGTTATCCACGGTGCAGGTCCTTCGCTCGGTTATTGCGGCTGCGGCGCAG CCCACTGCTGCGAAAATCGCGGATATGTTCGGCCGTACCGagttgatcttcttctcggttTTCTTCTATACTTTGG GAACCGTTGTCGAGACGGCCGCAAGCGACGTCCAGACCTTTTGCGCCGGCGCTGTGCTTTACCAG ATTGGATATACGGGGATCATGTTCCTGGTGGAGGTTTTGATCGGAGATACAACTTCCACGCGGTCTCGTCTTCTGTTCTCGTACATCCCTGCCACTCCGTTTATT ATCAACACTTGGATCGGTGGAAACTTGACAAGCGCCGTGCTCAAGGTGACGACCTGGCGCTGGGGGATCGGCATGTTCACGATTATCTTCCCTG TCTGCTCAATCCCGCTTTTCCTGACGTTGCTGTACGGCCATATaaaagcaaagaagatcGAATCATACCAAGGCCTTCTCCAGATCCATGGGGCGCAGCGGTTCTTCGTTGAAATTTTCTGGCGGATGGACCTGGTTGGAATCGTCCTGCTGATCGCCGTGTtcgccctcatcctcgtcccgTTTACGCTTGCTGGAGGATACGCGGAGCAGTGGAAGCAGGCTAAGATTATTGCGCCGCTGGTTATTGGTGTTTTCTGCATCCCGGTGTGGGTTTGGTGGGAGCAGACTTGCAAGTATCCTATGATTCCGTTTAGG CTGTTGAAAGATAGAGCGGTTTGGGGCGCCATTGGAATCGCCGTCATGCTTAATTGTG CCTGGGCTCTGCAAGGTAACTACCTATACaccgtcctcgtcgtctccttcAACGAGAGCGTCCTCAGCGCTACTCGGATTTCGTCTCTTTACAG CTTTGCCTCCGTCATTGCCGGCTGCATCCTCGGCGCCATTGTCATGAAAGTGCGACGTCTCAAAGCCTTCATCGTTGCAGGAACCTGCCTTTTCACTGTCGCGTTTGGTATCCTGTACCACTTCCGTGGTGGAGATAGCGGCTCGAGCCACAGTGGTATTATCGCTGGTGAAATTATCCTCGGTATTG CTGGTGGAATGTTCCCCTATCCCGCACAGGCAAGTATCCAAACGGCCACCAAACACGAGC ACCTCGCCATCGTGAcagccctcttcctctcctcataTAACATCGGCTCCGCCCTGGGCAgctccatcgccggcgcaaTCTGGTCCCAGACGCTGGTCCCGGAACTGACGAAGACGCTCGGCAATGCGACCCTCGCTGCAGAGGTGTACGCGGACCCGTTCACTTTTGCGGAGGCGAATCCTGTTGGCACGCCGGACCGGGATGCGGTTGTCTTGGGATACATGCATACGCAGAGGATTCTGTGCATTGCGGGTATTTGCTTGACGGTGCCGCTTATTGCGTTTTCGTTGTGTATTAGGGATCCGAAGTTGACGCGGGAGCAGAGtttgaagaaggcggaggagagcGACAGTGATAGTGAGTAA